Proteins from one Halococcus sediminicola genomic window:
- a CDS encoding archaea-specific SMC-related protein translates to MSQPQTSEQLAEIHAENIGGIDETTVSLSPGVTALTGRNATNRTSLLRALMGALGSDRVSLKGDADEGHSELTLGGEVYTRTLARENGTVVMGGEPYLDDPEGADLFAFLLENNEARQAVARGDDLREVIMRPVDTNAIQAEISQLESQKRDLDDQLDRLESLDDQFPDLEQQRTQLEDQIEDKRAELEDKEAAIEDADSTVDDTREQKAEFEDALDNLQEARSELDNVRYRLDSEHESIQALEDEREEISTELEEMSETPAGDLNDIDAEIDRLRDHKQSLESTISQLQRVLQFNEEMLEGGSPELQQALQNTTDSQSADEGALTDRLLADEGDTTVCWTCGSEVERETIDETLDSLRSLRQEKSHERNDLSSELDKLTSKRNELQADRDRRERLDRKLDDIEREIDDRKDTVEELTNERENLEEEISDLEADVEALEAEEHSELLDLHKEANQLEFELGRLENDLEDITDEIETVEADLDERENLKEERTEIQEELADLRTRIEQLEAQAVEEFNEHMQTILEILDYENIERIWIERAEREMREGRRKVQRGVFDLHVVRSTQDGTTYEDTVEHLSESEREVTGLVFALAGYLVHDLYEALPFIIVDSLEALDPNRIAALVEYFEEYAEYLVVALLPEDAAALGDEYQRVTEI, encoded by the coding sequence ATGAGCCAACCACAGACTTCGGAACAACTTGCCGAGATTCATGCCGAGAACATCGGTGGGATCGACGAAACCACCGTCTCGCTCTCACCAGGCGTAACTGCCCTGACTGGCCGCAACGCAACGAATCGAACATCGCTCCTGCGGGCGCTCATGGGGGCGCTTGGCAGCGACCGTGTTTCTCTGAAGGGTGACGCCGATGAAGGACACTCCGAACTCACTCTTGGCGGAGAGGTCTACACGCGCACACTCGCGCGTGAGAACGGCACGGTCGTGATGGGCGGCGAACCGTATCTCGACGATCCCGAAGGCGCTGACCTGTTCGCGTTCCTCCTCGAAAACAACGAAGCACGACAGGCCGTCGCTCGCGGAGACGACCTCCGCGAGGTCATCATGCGCCCCGTCGACACCAACGCGATCCAAGCCGAAATCAGCCAACTTGAGAGTCAAAAGCGCGACCTCGACGATCAACTCGACCGATTGGAATCGCTCGACGACCAGTTTCCTGATCTCGAACAACAGCGCACACAGCTCGAAGACCAGATTGAGGACAAGCGTGCTGAACTCGAAGACAAAGAAGCAGCCATCGAAGACGCTGATAGCACTGTCGACGATACTCGCGAGCAAAAGGCTGAATTCGAAGATGCACTCGACAATCTCCAAGAAGCTCGTTCGGAACTCGATAACGTCCGCTATCGCCTCGATTCCGAACACGAGAGTATCCAAGCGCTCGAGGACGAACGCGAGGAGATCAGTACGGAACTAGAAGAGATGTCAGAGACGCCGGCGGGCGACCTCAATGACATCGATGCGGAGATCGACCGCCTCCGTGACCACAAACAATCGCTTGAATCCACTATCAGCCAACTCCAGCGCGTTTTGCAGTTCAACGAGGAGATGCTCGAGGGAGGCAGTCCCGAACTCCAACAAGCGCTACAGAATACCACTGATAGTCAAAGTGCGGACGAGGGCGCTCTCACCGACCGGCTGCTTGCTGACGAGGGCGACACCACGGTCTGTTGGACCTGTGGGAGTGAAGTCGAACGCGAGACGATCGACGAGACGCTCGACAGCCTTCGCTCGCTTCGCCAAGAGAAATCCCACGAACGGAACGATCTCAGTAGTGAACTTGACAAGCTGACGAGCAAGCGAAACGAATTGCAGGCTGACCGTGATCGTCGCGAACGTCTTGATCGTAAGCTCGATGACATCGAGCGCGAAATCGACGACCGCAAAGACACCGTCGAAGAGTTGACTAACGAGCGAGAGAACCTCGAAGAGGAGATCAGCGATCTTGAAGCCGATGTTGAAGCTTTGGAAGCAGAAGAGCACAGTGAACTCCTCGACCTGCACAAGGAGGCTAATCAGCTCGAATTCGAACTCGGCCGCCTCGAGAACGATCTCGAAGACATCACCGACGAAATTGAAACCGTCGAAGCCGATCTCGACGAGCGTGAGAATCTGAAGGAAGAACGTACTGAGATCCAAGAAGAGTTGGCCGATCTGCGGACGCGGATCGAACAACTCGAAGCGCAGGCTGTCGAGGAATTCAACGAGCACATGCAGACCATCCTCGAAATCCTCGACTACGAGAACATCGAACGCATCTGGATCGAACGTGCCGAACGCGAAATGCGTGAGGGCCGACGCAAGGTCCAGCGAGGCGTCTTCGATCTTCACGTCGTGCGGAGTACCCAGGATGGAACAACTTACGAAGATACCGTCGAGCATCTCTCCGAAAGCGAGCGTGAGGTCACAGGACTCGTTTTCGCACTCGCGGGCTATCTGGTCCATGACCTCTACGAGGCGCTTCCATTTATCATAGTGGACTCGCTCGAAGCTCTTGATCCCAATCGGATCGCTGCGCTGGTCGAATATTTCGAGGAATATGCTGAGTATCTCGTAGTTGCGCTACTGCCCGAGGATGCCGCCGCGCTCGGTGACGAGTACCAGCGCGTGACTGAAATCTGA
- the rdfA gene encoding rod-determining factor RdfA yields the protein MAVELGDGLAFDVLDLPVEVGPFCLELFVLVVELCFYNSISLLVSSRSRWRHSTGDKKIAPQIFTDSIEPWQSKTPKQTPLVEKAQMNQSGGTSREANQTLSCKIDRMAADYDLATEARRLGEYWTRDDERKSLRELAVHFNHQLLRAAMEQAGLNPLDGEVENTYRLLTDEDVSQGMRTQARNRLQKQNINVDQLQSDFVSYGTVRRHLKGCLGVERESSETDDDPAETGAQRIAALQNRTVAVTENTLSQLASAGELAAGDIDVFVDITVSCPECGMHAPVREYIEGNGCDCTE from the coding sequence ATGGCCGTTGAACTCGGTGATGGCTTGGCCTTCGATGTGCTCGATCTGCCCGTGGAGGTCGGTCCGTTCTGTTTGGAGTTGTTCGTGCTGGTTGTCGAGCTGTGCTTCTACAATTCGATTTCGTTGTTAGTCTCGTCGCGCTCGCGCTGGAGGCACTCGACAGGCGACAAGAAGATTGCCCCGCAGATATTCACAGACTCAATTGAACCATGGCAAAGCAAAACACCCAAACAAACTCCTCTCGTAGAAAAAGCACAAATGAATCAATCAGGCGGTACGTCGCGTGAGGCCAACCAGACTCTCTCATGCAAGATCGACCGGATGGCTGCTGACTACGATCTCGCCACGGAAGCTAGACGGTTAGGAGAGTACTGGACACGTGACGACGAGCGAAAAAGCCTTAGAGAGCTTGCCGTCCATTTCAATCATCAGCTTCTCCGCGCTGCTATGGAACAAGCAGGATTGAACCCACTCGATGGGGAAGTCGAAAACACCTATCGCTTGCTGACTGACGAGGACGTCAGCCAAGGAATGCGCACGCAAGCGCGCAACCGCCTCCAGAAGCAGAATATCAATGTCGACCAACTCCAGTCGGACTTCGTCTCGTATGGGACCGTCCGCCGTCATCTCAAGGGTTGTCTCGGTGTCGAGCGAGAGTCTTCTGAGACTGACGACGACCCTGCCGAAACCGGAGCTCAGCGTATCGCTGCGTTACAGAATCGGACGGTTGCTGTCACAGAAAACACGCTCTCACAGCTTGCTTCCGCCGGCGAGCTGGCCGCTGGCGATATCGATGTGTTCGTCGATATTACCGTCTCGTGCCCTGAATGTGGAATGCATGCTCCTGTTCGAGAATACATCGAGGGCAATGGCTGCGATTGTACCGAGTAG
- a CDS encoding IclR family transcriptional regulator, whose product MARDSRGSEGRRVKSVQKTFDIIETLNEQGEATVSQLASTLDMPVSTVHIYLQTLTDTGYVIRRGNQYMLGLRFLETGSRVRDRLNILQAARREMVDLCWQTGERVGLGVAEGGKRVQLWQIEGEDAVNDNNYIGEFTHMHWTSLGKVLLASFNNEEIKNIIECHGLPRATRRTIVEADELFGEIERIRNQGYAIEDEEHKLGMRSVSVPLQAGEQDTIGALGIAAAKSKITPQKCGQYVKRLVKKSNVISIIYNQ is encoded by the coding sequence ATGGCACGAGATTCACGCGGCTCGGAGGGTCGTCGAGTCAAATCAGTCCAGAAAACTTTCGACATAATCGAAACATTGAACGAGCAGGGTGAGGCGACCGTTTCGCAGTTGGCGAGTACGCTGGACATGCCGGTTAGTACCGTCCACATCTACCTACAGACACTGACGGACACTGGTTACGTGATTCGACGGGGGAACCAGTACATGCTCGGCCTCCGTTTCTTGGAAACGGGAAGCCGTGTGCGCGACCGCCTGAACATCCTGCAGGCGGCGCGCCGAGAGATGGTTGATCTGTGCTGGCAGACGGGAGAACGGGTCGGATTGGGTGTGGCGGAGGGTGGCAAGCGCGTTCAGCTCTGGCAGATCGAGGGTGAGGATGCCGTAAATGACAACAACTACATCGGCGAGTTCACCCACATGCACTGGACGTCTCTCGGCAAAGTGCTGCTCGCGAGTTTCAACAATGAGGAAATCAAGAACATAATCGAATGCCACGGCCTTCCACGGGCGACCAGGAGAACGATTGTCGAAGCCGACGAACTCTTCGGAGAGATCGAACGAATCCGTAATCAGGGATACGCCATAGAAGACGAAGAGCACAAACTGGGGATGCGCAGCGTGTCAGTGCCCCTTCAAGCTGGGGAGCAGGACACCATTGGCGCACTAGGTATCGCCGCAGCGAAGAGCAAGATCACTCCACAGAAATGTGGCCAGTATGTGAAACGTCTAGTGAAGAAATCAAATGTTATTTCGATTATATACAATCAATGA
- a CDS encoding ABC transporter ATP-binding protein, with amino-acid sequence MSEVRLSSVTKVYDDEILAVEEIDLDVRDGEFLVMVGPSGCGKSTTLRMIGGLETVTAGEIAIEEQVVNDVRPQDRNIAMVFQNYALYPHMTVRDNMSFGLRLSGEYEDKEIESRVEETAELLEISALLNQLPKQLSGGQQQRVALGRAIIRDPDVFLLDEPLSNLDAKLRSQMRTELQRIQEELGVTTIYVTHDQTEAMTMGDRIAILNEGELQQVAQPEQCYDRPNNEFVAGFIGSPSMNFFAVTATRVNDGVRLRGSEFETTLPISLEEGEYTLGVRPEDFTIETDGRHFEAVVDVVEPMGSDNFLYLNFASDEDREITARVDSEVRPNTGETVGLGFDPDDVHFFDGEQQRVALDDEPNPVTTP; translated from the coding sequence ATGAGCGAAGTTCGGTTATCGAGCGTGACGAAAGTGTACGACGACGAGATCCTCGCTGTCGAGGAGATTGACTTGGACGTCCGAGACGGGGAGTTTCTCGTGATGGTTGGGCCGTCGGGATGCGGCAAGTCGACGACGCTACGGATGATTGGTGGTCTCGAAACGGTCACGGCCGGCGAGATAGCTATCGAAGAACAGGTCGTCAACGACGTCCGACCACAGGACCGCAACATCGCGATGGTGTTCCAGAACTACGCGCTATACCCGCACATGACCGTTCGGGACAACATGTCGTTCGGGTTGCGCCTTTCTGGGGAGTACGAGGACAAAGAGATCGAGAGTCGCGTCGAAGAGACGGCCGAACTGCTCGAAATATCCGCGTTGCTTAACCAGTTACCCAAACAGCTTTCGGGCGGTCAGCAACAACGTGTCGCGCTCGGTCGAGCCATCATCAGGGATCCGGACGTGTTCTTGCTGGATGAACCCCTTTCGAACCTTGACGCGAAACTGCGCTCACAGATGCGCACCGAACTCCAACGGATCCAAGAAGAACTCGGCGTGACGACCATCTACGTGACCCACGACCAGACCGAGGCGATGACGATGGGCGATCGCATTGCCATCTTGAACGAGGGCGAACTTCAGCAAGTCGCACAGCCGGAGCAGTGTTACGACCGCCCGAACAACGAGTTCGTCGCGGGCTTCATCGGATCGCCCAGCATGAACTTCTTCGCGGTCACCGCAACCAGGGTCAACGATGGTGTCCGATTGAGAGGCTCCGAGTTCGAGACGACGCTTCCGATTTCGCTTGAAGAGGGCGAGTACACCCTCGGGGTTCGTCCGGAAGACTTCACCATCGAAACCGACGGCCGCCATTTCGAAGCCGTCGTCGACGTCGTTGAGCCGATGGGTTCGGACAACTTCCTCTATTTGAATTTCGCTTCGGACGAGGACCGCGAAATTACTGCACGGGTCGATAGCGAGGTGCGCCCGAACACCGGTGAGACGGTTGGTCTCGGCTTCGATCCGGACGATGTCCACTTCTTCGATGGGGAGCAACAGCGAGTGGCCCTCGATGACGAACCGAATCCGGTGACGACACCGTGA
- a CDS encoding creatininase family protein, giving the protein MIYDTIGSGDSEWAGKSATAIREIAEADGSVLLVPVGSIEQHGSHLPVATDTILVDAVVHGATERAGEDVPVLVTPPIWTGFSPHHLSFGGTLSLDFEDLRAVLEDVARTAIGNGFNAVCFVNGHGGNAALVDAVVSTVGIGTDAEILGTTYFSLATDEVSSVRDSERGGMAHGGEYETSLMLHLRPDLVADADQRDGTLWDEHYEWGGGDLLDGGSLSVYRPFDSYSESGAIGAPELASAGKGERIHEIVTRELAAVIVAIHEHNR; this is encoded by the coding sequence ATGATCTACGACACAATCGGGTCGGGCGACAGCGAGTGGGCAGGCAAGTCCGCCACAGCGATCCGAGAGATAGCCGAAGCCGACGGTTCGGTCCTCCTCGTCCCCGTCGGTAGTATCGAACAACACGGATCCCACCTGCCGGTTGCTACCGACACCATCCTCGTCGATGCGGTAGTTCATGGTGCCACTGAACGCGCCGGTGAGGACGTTCCAGTGCTGGTGACACCACCGATCTGGACCGGGTTCTCTCCACATCACCTTTCATTCGGCGGTACGCTCTCGCTCGATTTCGAGGATCTGCGTGCCGTCCTCGAAGACGTCGCACGAACTGCCATTGGGAACGGCTTCAATGCCGTCTGTTTCGTGAACGGCCACGGTGGGAACGCGGCGCTCGTCGACGCCGTCGTGAGTACGGTCGGCATCGGGACGGACGCCGAAATTCTCGGGACGACATACTTCTCGCTGGCGACCGACGAAGTGAGTTCCGTTCGTGACAGCGAGCGGGGCGGGATGGCTCACGGCGGCGAGTACGAGACCTCGCTCATGCTCCATCTGCGACCGGACCTCGTCGCCGACGCCGACCAACGGGATGGAACGCTGTGGGACGAACACTACGAATGGGGCGGGGGCGACCTTCTCGACGGAGGATCGTTGTCCGTCTATCGTCCGTTCGATTCCTACTCCGAATCCGGCGCGATAGGGGCTCCCGAATTGGCTAGTGCCGGGAAAGGCGAGCGGATCCACGAGATCGTCACGAGAGAACTCGCTGCTGTGATCGTTGCCATCCACGAGCACAACAGATGA